Proteins encoded within one genomic window of Bradyrhizobium sp. 186:
- a CDS encoding acyltransferase: MEHDTSAKFNPYVHGGRGLFCLMVFVYHVVHSGLPTFEWFARGVLGEALQTGKFGVEFFFGISGIVILPSLYRASSVVTFILDRYARILPVLWATVIAIAIFGWLSGKGQSLLLVGANLLAPPPFIDVIQINPAAWSLGYEFLFYGVCAVVFLISGFSRPLALALAAGSLIFVVYYPRALLMIGGVLVAEKYLSSTLLQSLAKYPAIFFVLFLTVWRGLELASATDYVGFVTPAHLSFHDWISAFPFVVLGGVFGTIFLLGMSRGNGPFGRTLRWPVMQWLGTISFSFYLWPPLVMAGVKLIMYRTGVVDALGHGSQLVFFLVSLPPSLIVATISHRFLEVKATGKIRKRIDRVSKVKPAVRPIMEDATALKEGT; this comes from the coding sequence ATGGAACACGACACGAGCGCAAAATTTAACCCTTACGTTCATGGTGGCAGAGGTTTGTTTTGCCTCATGGTATTCGTCTATCACGTTGTTCATTCCGGACTCCCGACGTTCGAATGGTTTGCCAGGGGGGTGTTGGGAGAAGCGCTGCAGACCGGAAAGTTCGGTGTCGAGTTTTTTTTCGGCATCAGCGGAATCGTCATTCTGCCAAGCCTGTATCGGGCATCCTCGGTCGTGACCTTTATCCTTGACCGCTATGCGAGGATTCTACCGGTCCTCTGGGCGACGGTGATCGCGATTGCGATTTTCGGCTGGCTTTCAGGAAAGGGTCAAAGTCTGCTGCTGGTGGGCGCAAATCTGTTGGCTCCGCCTCCATTTATTGACGTCATTCAAATCAATCCTGCTGCGTGGTCGCTCGGATACGAATTCCTGTTCTATGGCGTATGCGCCGTCGTCTTCCTGATCAGCGGCTTCAGTCGGCCGCTGGCGTTGGCACTGGCCGCCGGTTCTCTGATCTTCGTCGTGTACTACCCCCGCGCGCTCCTAATGATCGGCGGCGTGCTTGTTGCGGAGAAGTATCTATCGTCGACGTTATTGCAATCCTTGGCGAAATACCCGGCTATCTTCTTCGTGCTGTTCTTGACTGTCTGGAGAGGCCTCGAGCTTGCCAGCGCAACGGATTACGTGGGCTTTGTCACGCCGGCGCATCTCTCATTCCATGACTGGATCTCTGCTTTTCCATTTGTCGTTCTTGGTGGCGTCTTTGGGACCATTTTCCTGCTGGGCATGTCCCGCGGAAACGGTCCGTTCGGAAGAACGCTCCGTTGGCCGGTCATGCAGTGGTTGGGGACGATCAGCTTCAGTTTTTATCTCTGGCCGCCGCTCGTCATGGCCGGGGTCAAGCTAATCATGTATCGAACTGGTGTGGTCGATGCGTTGGGCCACGGGTCGCAACTGGTGTTCTTCCTGGTCTCGCTTCCGCCGTCGCTTATCGTTGCAACGATCAGCCATCGGTTCCTTGAAGTAAAGGCGACGGGAAAGATACGAAAACGGATTGATAGGGTCTCGAAGGTGAAGCCGGCAGTCCGGCCGATCATGGAGGACGCGACAGCGCTCAAGGAGGGAACCTGA
- a CDS encoding NAD-dependent epimerase/dehydratase family protein, whose product MSNPTQAIVFGGAGFIGTHLMTRLVVSRSYNRIVSVDIGKPRAQVDGVEYVHHDVREPIDPKLGGGMPADIFNLAAIHVTPGHPEGDYYYTNVLGALNVCRFAKETGSRNVIFTSSISIYGPTEAPLDEDATPAPVSAYGRSKFSAEAIHRLWQSEAPDRRLTIVRPAVIYGRYERGNFTRLSRLLERRAFIYPGRTDTIKSCGYVKDLVSSMLFMALRNDSLSIYNFCYEHRYTIGEICSAFSQAADYAKPTITIPIWLMNLAVLPFEILHAVGIKTGINRDRIRKLWFSTNILPKRLVASGFRFDYDLASSLAEWKQESSIKDFD is encoded by the coding sequence ATGTCCAATCCTACCCAGGCTATCGTATTCGGAGGCGCAGGCTTCATCGGTACACATCTGATGACGCGTTTGGTCGTTTCCAGGAGCTATAACCGGATCGTCTCGGTCGATATCGGCAAGCCGAGGGCGCAGGTCGATGGCGTCGAATATGTCCATCATGACGTCCGTGAGCCGATCGATCCGAAGCTCGGGGGCGGAATGCCTGCCGACATCTTCAACCTGGCTGCGATCCACGTCACTCCGGGTCACCCGGAGGGTGACTATTACTATACAAACGTGCTCGGCGCGTTGAACGTCTGCCGATTTGCGAAGGAGACGGGCAGCCGGAATGTCATCTTCACCAGCTCGATATCAATCTACGGCCCGACCGAAGCCCCGCTCGACGAGGACGCGACGCCGGCGCCGGTCAGCGCCTATGGACGCTCCAAATTCTCGGCCGAAGCGATCCATCGCCTGTGGCAGTCGGAGGCCCCGGACAGGCGGCTCACGATCGTTCGCCCCGCCGTGATCTACGGACGCTACGAGCGGGGCAATTTCACGCGATTGTCGAGGCTTCTCGAGAGGCGGGCCTTCATCTATCCCGGCCGAACCGACACGATCAAGTCGTGCGGCTACGTGAAGGATCTGGTCTCGTCTATGTTGTTCATGGCGCTCCGCAACGACAGCCTCTCGATCTACAATTTCTGCTACGAGCACCGTTACACCATCGGCGAGATTTGCTCTGCCTTCTCTCAAGCCGCCGATTACGCCAAGCCAACGATAACCATTCCGATATGGCTGATGAATCTGGCGGTACTTCCATTCGAGATACTGCACGCTGTCGGCATCAAGACCGGCATAAATCGCGACCGGATCAGGAAGTTGTGGTTTTCTACTAACATATTGCCGAAGCGGCTGGTCGCAAGCGGGTTCAGATTCGATTACGACCTGGCAAGCTCGCTTGCGGAATGGAAACAGGAATCCTCCATCAAGGATTTTGATTGA
- a CDS encoding polysaccharide biosynthesis tyrosine autokinase gives MLQTKITSREIESTAPEAPSLEQTISSALALVSRQYPVMIFTLLLCICLAGVYVFTAPKRYTGTAILMIDSRKMQGLQTQAQTTGTDNPIDSAMVDSQVELLKSEAIASKVIKDLKLVESSEFMSDGAGVLSTISNTISGLFSESKPPTQEQLLRGALARFANGLSIKRVGVSYVIEISFQALSQEQAAQIANAVADDYIVDSLESKYQASRRAAVWLQDRLKELRSQASTAERTVADFKAKNNIIDAGGRLLTEQQLAEINTSLTTARSQRAEAQAKLERITAILNADNEDSKVILNDLATVSETMANPVITKLRQTYLEYAAKQADWSNRYGSTHLAVVNLRNQMREIRRSIIDELRRTAEVYKSDLEIAKSREESSQKSLNDTIAVSNNTGQAQIVLRDLESNAQSARALSDNFLQLYMVSVQQQSFPITEARVITQAASNLPNKTSPKTTLILLAAFVGGSILAGVVAVLLDMMDRVFRTASQVEQFVHTSCLASIPVIEQGAVNATSTQPSKAAWRFGKRGKPKPQQAPPPRYGGRGTTLPLQGAEPGPSHPQPHRERLLSTEESVGRYVINAPFSRFAEGFRSIKLASDLANYGSASNKVLGITSALPNEGKSTISEALAQTLAQSGCRTLLIDGDIRNPSLTARLTPAAQLGLIHVVVGQADWKDVVWIDPQTNLHFLPCAVTSRFSNSSDLLASQQMEHLFQQLRQHYDRIVLDLSPLAPVVDVRATGGLANSYILVIEWAKSKVDIVERVLSETPIVRERMLGAVLNKVNVSVMSRYDTYGGAYYRNRYYKRYGYVD, from the coding sequence ATGCTTCAAACCAAAATCACATCTCGTGAGATCGAATCCACTGCGCCCGAGGCCCCGTCGCTGGAGCAGACGATCTCTTCTGCGCTTGCGCTGGTCAGCCGGCAGTATCCCGTGATGATTTTCACGCTGCTCCTGTGCATCTGTCTTGCCGGAGTCTACGTGTTCACGGCACCAAAACGATATACCGGAACCGCTATCCTGATGATCGATAGCCGCAAAATGCAGGGCCTGCAGACGCAGGCGCAGACAACCGGCACCGACAACCCTATCGACTCGGCGATGGTCGATAGTCAGGTCGAACTCCTCAAGTCCGAAGCGATCGCTTCCAAGGTCATCAAGGACCTGAAGCTTGTGGAGTCGTCAGAGTTTATGAGCGACGGCGCCGGAGTGCTCAGCACCATCAGCAACACGATTTCCGGATTATTTTCCGAATCGAAGCCTCCGACGCAAGAACAACTGCTGCGCGGAGCTCTCGCTCGCTTTGCAAACGGCCTCAGCATCAAGCGGGTCGGCGTGAGCTATGTTATTGAGATCTCCTTTCAGGCGTTATCGCAGGAGCAGGCCGCGCAGATCGCCAACGCGGTCGCCGACGACTATATCGTGGACTCGCTAGAGTCGAAATATCAGGCCTCTAGGCGCGCGGCGGTCTGGCTGCAGGACCGATTGAAGGAACTGCGGTCGCAGGCGTCCACCGCCGAACGGACCGTCGCCGACTTCAAGGCCAAAAACAATATCATCGACGCAGGCGGGCGACTGCTCACCGAGCAGCAACTCGCCGAAATCAACACTTCGCTGACAACTGCTCGTAGCCAGCGTGCCGAGGCACAGGCCAAGCTCGAACGCATCACAGCGATATTGAATGCGGACAACGAGGATTCAAAGGTCATTCTGAACGACTTGGCGACCGTGAGCGAGACGATGGCCAACCCGGTGATCACCAAATTGCGCCAGACCTATCTCGAGTACGCGGCCAAGCAGGCGGATTGGTCGAACCGGTATGGATCAACCCATCTGGCCGTCGTCAATCTGCGCAACCAGATGCGCGAAATCCGACGCTCGATCATTGACGAACTGCGACGTACGGCCGAGGTGTACAAGAGCGACCTTGAAATCGCCAAGTCACGCGAAGAGTCAAGCCAGAAGAGCTTGAATGATACCATCGCGGTGTCGAACAATACCGGCCAAGCGCAAATCGTCCTGAGGGATCTGGAAAGCAACGCGCAGAGCGCCCGCGCGTTGTCTGACAACTTCCTCCAGTTGTACATGGTCTCGGTTCAGCAGCAGTCGTTTCCCATTACCGAAGCGAGGGTGATCACCCAGGCCGCGTCGAATCTTCCAAACAAGACGTCGCCGAAGACGACACTCATCCTGCTTGCAGCGTTCGTGGGCGGATCGATTCTTGCGGGTGTCGTCGCAGTCCTGCTCGACATGATGGATCGCGTCTTCCGAACCGCTTCTCAAGTCGAACAGTTCGTGCACACAAGCTGTCTCGCTTCAATTCCGGTCATAGAGCAAGGTGCCGTCAACGCTACCTCTACGCAGCCTAGCAAAGCGGCCTGGCGGTTCGGCAAACGCGGCAAGCCAAAACCGCAGCAGGCGCCGCCACCGAGATACGGCGGTCGCGGCACGACGTTGCCACTCCAGGGGGCGGAGCCGGGCCCTAGCCACCCGCAACCCCATCGCGAGCGTTTGCTTTCGACCGAGGAGAGCGTCGGGCGTTACGTGATCAACGCCCCATTTTCGCGCTTCGCAGAGGGTTTTCGATCAATCAAGCTGGCCAGCGATCTTGCAAATTACGGCTCAGCGTCCAACAAGGTCCTGGGAATTACCTCCGCCCTTCCCAACGAGGGCAAGTCGACCATCAGCGAAGCGCTGGCACAGACGCTTGCCCAAAGCGGCTGCCGCACACTGCTGATCGACGGCGATATTCGCAATCCAAGCCTCACCGCGAGACTTACGCCGGCTGCGCAGCTTGGCTTGATCCACGTCGTCGTCGGCCAAGCCGACTGGAAGGATGTGGTCTGGATCGACCCGCAGACAAATCTGCATTTTCTTCCTTGTGCCGTTACATCGCGCTTCTCGAATTCGAGCGACCTGCTGGCGTCCCAGCAGATGGAACATCTGTTCCAACAGCTGCGCCAACACTATGATCGAATCGTTCTCGATCTTAGCCCGCTGGCGCCGGTCGTCGACGTTCGGGCGACTGGAGGGCTGGCCAATTCCTATATACTCGTCATCGAATGGGCGAAGTCGAAAGTGGATATCGTCGAGCGGGTGCTAAGTGAAACGCCGATTGTGCGCGAGCGCATGCTCGGTGCGGTTCTTAACAAAGTGAACGTGTCGGTGATGAGCCGCTACGATACGTACGGCGGAGCCTACTATCGTAATCGATACTACAAGAGGTATGGTTACGTCGATTGA
- a CDS encoding glycosyltransferase family 61 protein: protein MNSKVRAVRQILRGALRGSPSRLCDHRTWRSEHPHTWLTAVEEEVLARRAPIRFGSRDAGFGESVDNRMPELGVLSLNNARILGPDGWLVTEDGSLLYESTWYGSSFSRHPRSIAYGTPLPLSGTCLSLASDFAGGNYGHFLLDCLGRLALFQNSGLSLDDVDYIYLPKPTSETAAKLVRRLGIPMHKCVWAGQDDIQADLVIGTSFPGLRRNYAPWLTEFFRSQVAKSPLRHDGRVYVPRKGQRKVANEEELMPALKKFGFQIYDFDDVEDEATFFSECSIVVGPHGAGLTNLVFCPPGTKVLELIPSDHVHPYYYTIATSAGAEYSYIVGPSKGTRPQGAFGPSPFDFEVAPDVFERALETICQ from the coding sequence ATGAACTCCAAGGTTCGGGCCGTCAGGCAAATCCTCCGTGGTGCATTGCGCGGCAGCCCGAGCCGGCTCTGCGATCATCGCACGTGGCGAAGCGAACATCCGCACACCTGGCTGACTGCAGTCGAAGAAGAGGTGCTTGCGCGGAGGGCGCCGATTCGATTCGGCAGCCGCGACGCAGGGTTCGGTGAAAGCGTTGACAATAGAATGCCTGAGCTGGGCGTTCTCAGCCTGAACAATGCCCGCATCCTCGGTCCGGACGGTTGGCTCGTGACGGAGGATGGATCGCTGCTCTACGAGAGCACCTGGTACGGATCGTCTTTCTCGCGCCATCCAAGATCAATTGCCTACGGGACACCGCTGCCGCTGAGCGGCACCTGTCTCTCGCTGGCGAGCGATTTCGCCGGAGGGAACTATGGGCACTTCCTCCTCGATTGCCTGGGACGCCTGGCGCTTTTCCAGAACAGTGGCCTGTCGCTCGATGATGTGGATTATATCTATTTGCCCAAACCGACGTCCGAAACAGCAGCCAAACTCGTTCGCCGGCTTGGAATTCCAATGCACAAGTGCGTGTGGGCAGGCCAGGACGATATCCAGGCCGATCTCGTGATCGGCACTTCGTTTCCGGGCTTGCGGCGGAACTATGCGCCGTGGCTCACTGAGTTCTTCCGCTCGCAGGTAGCCAAGTCGCCGCTTCGTCACGACGGGCGCGTATACGTTCCGCGCAAAGGGCAAAGGAAGGTCGCCAACGAAGAAGAGCTGATGCCTGCGCTGAAAAAGTTCGGGTTCCAGATCTACGACTTTGATGATGTCGAGGATGAAGCGACGTTTTTCTCGGAATGCTCGATTGTCGTTGGCCCACATGGTGCAGGCCTGACAAATCTCGTATTCTGCCCACCGGGAACAAAGGTCCTTGAGCTGATACCCTCAGACCACGTGCATCCCTACTACTACACGATCGCAACATCCGCCGGCGCGGAATATTCTTACATTGTGGGGCCCAGCAAGGGAACGCGCCCGCAGGGCGCGTTTGGACCAAGTCCATTCGATTTCGAGGTTGCGCCTGACGTCTTCGAGCGCGCACTGGAAACCATCTGTCAATGA
- a CDS encoding lipopolysaccharide biosynthesis protein: MVAAGAHAGLPLSKNSIAIGAAWIGVSRLVVASLGFLNTLILARMLTPEDFGLVAVATAIIAILTSMTELSLTSALIHHKDPTEDQFHAAWTLSLARACLLALLLSLLAYPVSLSYGDGRLVPILLVLSCSIAISGLRNPMLAMMQRQLVFWQEFVTSISRALATILVSSGIAICFKSYWALIAGAVAANLVDVVASYLIRPFRPKFRIKGSRSLWSFSVWLSLGQAVSTLNWRFDQIIIGYFLGKSALGGYVLGSDLAATPTREATNPLAGTLFPAFVKLRDDKAALQRAYLSAQSMLCAIAFPAGFGFALIADQFVPLALGKAWAGATIVIQLLGGAIALHTLSATVQPLGLALGQTRRLFHRDVAILIVRLPIIVAGLWVGGILGLLVARVAVTLGGIVYNMVLVRELIDTSVSRQFLVNLRTVLSTCTMIIAGLLTNWAFVTFFGHESHVYARLIAVVLVSALAYVGSLFGVWRAAGSPTGPELEILRILVAIANRFGKLGKSSMTTAQPGEQL; encoded by the coding sequence ATGGTCGCTGCTGGTGCGCATGCGGGGCTTCCTTTGTCGAAAAATTCAATCGCCATCGGAGCTGCCTGGATCGGCGTGAGCCGGCTGGTAGTCGCCAGTCTCGGCTTCCTGAACACGCTCATATTGGCGAGAATGCTCACGCCGGAAGATTTCGGCCTGGTTGCCGTCGCGACGGCCATCATTGCTATCCTGACGTCGATGACCGAACTGTCCCTGACATCGGCGCTCATTCACCACAAGGATCCAACTGAAGACCAATTCCACGCCGCGTGGACGTTGAGCTTGGCTCGCGCTTGCTTGCTCGCACTCTTGCTGTCGTTGCTCGCTTATCCGGTGTCGTTGTCCTACGGCGATGGCCGTTTGGTTCCGATCCTGTTGGTCCTGAGCTGCTCGATTGCGATATCCGGTCTTCGAAATCCGATGCTCGCAATGATGCAGCGGCAACTCGTCTTCTGGCAGGAATTCGTGACGAGCATCAGCCGGGCGCTCGCAACCATTCTGGTCTCCTCCGGGATCGCCATTTGCTTCAAGAGCTATTGGGCGCTGATCGCCGGGGCCGTCGCCGCCAATCTCGTCGACGTCGTCGCCTCCTATTTGATCCGGCCGTTCCGGCCAAAATTCCGGATAAAGGGCAGTCGCTCCCTGTGGTCGTTCTCTGTGTGGCTATCACTCGGACAGGCCGTCAGCACGCTGAATTGGCGTTTCGACCAGATCATCATCGGATATTTTCTCGGGAAATCCGCCCTGGGCGGATATGTGCTGGGCAGCGACCTGGCCGCCACACCGACAAGAGAAGCCACAAACCCGCTTGCAGGAACGCTGTTTCCCGCGTTCGTCAAGCTGAGGGACGACAAAGCCGCCCTGCAGCGAGCTTATCTGTCGGCGCAATCAATGCTGTGTGCGATCGCCTTTCCGGCGGGGTTCGGCTTCGCGCTGATCGCCGACCAGTTCGTGCCGCTTGCTCTGGGTAAGGCCTGGGCAGGCGCGACGATCGTGATCCAGCTTCTCGGTGGCGCAATTGCGTTGCACACACTCAGCGCGACCGTCCAGCCCCTTGGTCTGGCTCTTGGGCAGACCCGCAGATTATTTCATCGCGACGTTGCGATCCTGATCGTGAGGCTGCCTATCATCGTTGCCGGCTTGTGGGTAGGAGGGATACTTGGCCTGCTTGTCGCTCGCGTGGCGGTTACGCTCGGCGGTATCGTATACAACATGGTCCTCGTCCGCGAACTGATCGACACTTCGGTCTCCCGGCAATTTCTCGTGAATCTGAGGACCGTTCTGTCCACCTGCACGATGATCATTGCCGGTCTTCTGACCAATTGGGCTTTCGTCACATTTTTTGGCCATGAGTCTCACGTCTATGCTCGATTGATCGCTGTAGTTCTCGTGAGCGCTCTTGCCTATGTCGGG
- a CDS encoding glycoside hydrolase family 16 protein, whose protein sequence is MIAVARRQALCVASIVLALGSATPVWCAGWELVFSDEFNGDKLDRTKWATRYIYNNETMDRFNDEKQRYRDNHVVSGGVLSLTAKKNEASDTFDSAMIRSHQTFYYGYYEARVFLPNARGSWPAFWLEADYDIDGKFWHPPEIDIFEYVINGVEDKPNMLHSNAMSKDKWTPQSYTYLDNSFVLRFQDMVSKEDLNKDWHIAGFVWAPDRISFFWDGRLIYTRTYQWLRKDDQLGPPAHIDFNFAVGGAAWAGRHGVDDAAFPQTFKIDYVRVCQFTTSERGGRKCGPSDVTPDPNDFGYTAALNDMPKPTFLNVTKAVADKKPNAGVLSLNTTDPLKIEVPIKIPDDYPTNRTLHVYVFDETTGAIIASAKKPLQPVSRKEGEDGASLVEFALPAVPREGNYLLGSKLTADVAGEVGPKEVPVACDTTLIQPKKARSCRLLSLHVGR, encoded by the coding sequence ATGATCGCAGTCGCGCGCAGGCAAGCCCTTTGTGTTGCCTCGATAGTTCTTGCGCTCGGATCGGCAACGCCGGTGTGGTGCGCCGGCTGGGAGCTGGTGTTTTCGGATGAGTTCAATGGCGACAAGCTTGATCGAACCAAATGGGCGACCCGGTACATCTACAACAACGAAACGATGGACCGGTTCAACGACGAAAAGCAGCGCTACCGCGACAACCACGTGGTGTCCGGAGGTGTCCTGAGTCTGACTGCAAAAAAGAATGAGGCGTCGGACACGTTCGATTCCGCGATGATCCGAAGCCACCAGACATTCTATTACGGCTACTATGAGGCGCGGGTCTTTCTTCCGAATGCGCGGGGATCGTGGCCGGCATTCTGGCTCGAAGCCGATTACGACATCGATGGAAAATTTTGGCATCCACCGGAGATCGACATTTTCGAGTACGTCATCAACGGCGTGGAAGACAAGCCGAACATGCTGCACTCGAACGCCATGAGCAAGGACAAGTGGACGCCGCAGTCCTACACCTATTTGGACAACTCGTTCGTGCTCAGGTTTCAGGACATGGTCAGCAAGGAGGACCTGAACAAGGATTGGCATATTGCCGGTTTCGTTTGGGCGCCTGACCGCATTTCGTTCTTCTGGGACGGCCGCCTCATCTACACGCGCACGTACCAGTGGCTCAGGAAGGACGACCAACTGGGGCCGCCGGCGCATATCGATTTTAATTTCGCTGTCGGCGGAGCGGCTTGGGCAGGCCGGCACGGGGTCGATGACGCGGCTTTCCCGCAGACGTTCAAGATCGACTACGTTCGTGTGTGCCAGTTCACAACGTCCGAGCGGGGAGGCCGGAAATGTGGTCCGAGCGACGTGACACCCGATCCGAATGATTTTGGATATACGGCAGCGCTCAACGATATGCCGAAGCCGACATTCCTCAACGTCACGAAGGCGGTAGCGGACAAGAAGCCGAATGCAGGGGTATTGTCGCTGAACACGACCGATCCGCTCAAGATCGAAGTTCCGATCAAGATTCCGGATGACTATCCAACAAATCGAACGCTTCACGTATACGTCTTCGATGAAACGACCGGCGCCATCATCGCATCGGCGAAGAAGCCGCTGCAACCGGTCTCTCGCAAGGAAGGGGAAGATGGCGCCAGTCTAGTCGAATTTGCGCTGCCGGCCGTGCCGCGCGAGGGAAACTACCTGCTGGGCAGCAAACTGACGGCTGACGTTGCGGGCGAGGTTGGCCCCAAAGAAGTCCCCGTTGCCTGCGACACTACGCTGATCCAACCAAAAAAAGCCCGATCTTGCCGTCTATTGTCGCTGCATGTGGGACGCTGA
- a CDS encoding glycosyltransferase family 2 protein, translating into MLKQTPSHTVVRGAELASVSVIIPNHNYAAYVGSAIRSALDIRWPKVEVIVVDDGSTDNSLDVINEFADEVAIISQANAGQMPSCVNGFRRSSGDVIIFLDSDDALHPDVMTEIASVWSKAASKYQFQMRVIDARGQPTGNVLPQFFSRPASEDIRKWMTTTGAYPTPPGSGNAYPRWFVQRVFGFESDFVDRAPDSYLLAAAPACGHIVTITKPLADYRVHGLNHGAFLQLDDTRFAREIDLTRRRYKFFAEIASTEKLPVAPDALNRNVIFLCLRTASFKLRPDLHPIAQDSSLRVAVDALRAVATPQGFSISQRISLLGWILCVLISPRYFRRALVSLRYVPAQRPKWLRALLGLFRVIR; encoded by the coding sequence ATGCTGAAGCAGACACCAAGTCACACTGTGGTGCGGGGCGCTGAATTGGCGAGCGTTTCCGTCATCATTCCGAATCACAACTACGCCGCTTACGTGGGATCTGCGATCCGCAGCGCGCTGGATATTCGATGGCCGAAAGTGGAAGTGATCGTCGTTGATGACGGTTCGACGGACAATTCGCTTGACGTCATCAACGAATTTGCAGACGAGGTCGCGATCATCAGTCAGGCGAACGCTGGGCAGATGCCGTCTTGTGTGAACGGCTTTCGCAGATCCTCTGGCGACGTCATCATATTTCTCGACTCGGACGATGCCCTGCATCCCGATGTGATGACGGAGATTGCATCCGTCTGGTCGAAGGCCGCGAGCAAATATCAGTTTCAGATGCGCGTTATCGACGCAAGGGGGCAGCCGACTGGAAATGTCCTGCCGCAGTTCTTCTCCCGTCCAGCCTCGGAGGACATCCGCAAGTGGATGACGACGACCGGTGCCTATCCGACGCCGCCCGGGTCGGGAAATGCCTATCCGAGATGGTTTGTCCAGCGTGTTTTCGGCTTTGAATCCGACTTTGTCGACCGGGCGCCGGACAGTTATCTTCTGGCGGCCGCCCCCGCGTGTGGCCATATCGTGACGATTACCAAGCCCTTGGCAGATTATCGCGTGCATGGCCTCAATCACGGGGCCTTCCTTCAACTGGACGATACCCGTTTTGCGAGAGAGATCGACCTCACGCGGCGGCGCTACAAATTCTTTGCCGAGATCGCGAGCACCGAAAAACTACCGGTGGCGCCCGATGCGCTCAACAGAAATGTCATATTTCTTTGTTTGCGGACGGCGTCGTTCAAGCTGCGGCCAGATCTCCATCCAATCGCCCAGGACAGCTCATTGCGCGTCGCTGTCGACGCGCTTCGGGCCGTTGCGACTCCGCAAGGGTTCTCGATATCCCAGCGCATATCGTTGCTGGGCTGGATTTTGTGCGTACTGATCAGTCCGCGGTACTTTCGACGTGCCCTGGTGAGTTTGCGATACGTACCTGCCCAGCGGCCGAAATGGTTGCGCGCTTTGCTCGGTCTATTCCGCGTCATTCGATGA